The following are encoded together in the Coffea arabica cultivar ET-39 chromosome 1c, Coffea Arabica ET-39 HiFi, whole genome shotgun sequence genome:
- the LOC113732772 gene encoding uncharacterized protein isoform X2 translates to MSTQGHRTYSRSQRRRKTGLNVDLNAVPPNDNRDLVGPSARSQSRDYETSWGAAPIPPCPIDLEAIDDDVMISSPRAFAEAKNNSRRNHERVIVVDVDSDERSSRGTQNGRNKHRRVSANQTFINCDLYINLEGASNSGPLPPPPPPKEPTFNCPVCMGPLVEEMSTKCGHIFCKACIKSAIAAQNKCPTCRRKVTTKDIIRVYLPAAS, encoded by the exons ATGAGCACCCAGGGACATAGGACATATTCAAGGTCTCAACGAAGGCGGAAAACAGGATTAAATGTTGATCTAAATGCAGTGCCACCAAATGATAACCGTGACCTAGTGGGACCTTCAGCTCGTTCTCAGTCTCGAGACTATGAAACTAGCTGGGGAGCTGCTCCTATCCCACCTTGCCCAATTGATCTTGAGGCAATTGATGATGATGTGATGATATCCTCGCCTAGGGCGTTTGCAGAG GCTAAAAACAATTCTAGGAGGAATCATGAGCGGGTGATCGTCGTTGATGTAGACTCTG ACGAACGATCATCTAGAGGGACTCAAAATGGTCGAAACAAGCACAGAAGAGTCTCTGCAAACCAAACATTTATAAACTGCGACCTTTACATTAACCTGGAAGGTGCAAGCAACTCTGGG CCATTGCCACCACCGCCCCCACCAAAGGAGCCTACCTTCAATTGTCCAGTTTGCATGGGTCCATTGGTTGAGGAAATGTCAACCAAGTGTGGTCACATTTTCTGTAAGGCATGCATCAAGTCTGCCATAGCTGCTCAGAATAAATGCCCTACATGTAGGCGGAAAGTCACAACGAAAGACATTATTAGGGTCTATCTTCCTGCTGCAAGTTAA
- the LOC113732772 gene encoding uncharacterized protein isoform X1, with translation MSTQGHRTYSRSQRRRKTGLNVDLNAVPPNDNRDLVGPSARSQSRDYETSWGAAPIPPCPIDLEAIDDDVMISSPRAFAEAKNNSRRNHERVIVVDVDSDERSSRGTQNGRNKHRRVSANQTFINCDLYINLEGASNSGRDNVNSMVSQPLPPPPPPKEPTFNCPVCMGPLVEEMSTKCGHIFCKACIKSAIAAQNKCPTCRRKVTTKDIIRVYLPAAS, from the exons ATGAGCACCCAGGGACATAGGACATATTCAAGGTCTCAACGAAGGCGGAAAACAGGATTAAATGTTGATCTAAATGCAGTGCCACCAAATGATAACCGTGACCTAGTGGGACCTTCAGCTCGTTCTCAGTCTCGAGACTATGAAACTAGCTGGGGAGCTGCTCCTATCCCACCTTGCCCAATTGATCTTGAGGCAATTGATGATGATGTGATGATATCCTCGCCTAGGGCGTTTGCAGAG GCTAAAAACAATTCTAGGAGGAATCATGAGCGGGTGATCGTCGTTGATGTAGACTCTG ACGAACGATCATCTAGAGGGACTCAAAATGGTCGAAACAAGCACAGAAGAGTCTCTGCAAACCAAACATTTATAAACTGCGACCTTTACATTAACCTGGAAGGTGCAAGCAACTCTGGG AGAGATAATGTGAATTCTATGGTGTCGCAGCCATTGCCACCACCGCCCCCACCAAAGGAGCCTACCTTCAATTGTCCAGTTTGCATGGGTCCATTGGTTGAGGAAATGTCAACCAAGTGTGGTCACATTTTCTGTAAGGCATGCATCAAGTCTGCCATAGCTGCTCAGAATAAATGCCCTACATGTAGGCGGAAAGTCACAACGAAAGACATTATTAGGGTCTATCTTCCTGCTGCAAGTTAA
- the LOC113732786 gene encoding uncharacterized protein, whose product MVRELSIESFYLRLRKSALASASSTPLLIFPSTSDVDSLCALKIIGHVLESDSVRYACYPVSSFKEIHKYAGPNLCALSEEPITILLVNWGCHRDLRRVLQIGPSACVFVVDSHRPIHLHNLSDRNDRVVVLYTKDDEHQADLAYDFDISELANAGDLNSDDEIGDDSDSEDENDSEGEEEDGGESQGTRKRRKVSQESESDPVKLFRKLKKEYYFMGTFHGKPSGCLMYELSHSLRKNTNELLWLACVALTDQFVHERLTEERYHAGVMELEQHINSSGNLDTITSVTLKDGTKVTAPDTSRISYEDEPRLMLLQEWNLFDSMLCSSYIATKLKTWSDNGIKKMQLLLARMGFAREECKQKFQYMSVEIKRRMKDMFEQYLPEFGLTDFYFRGFLLLHGYSSRVSAADVVHGVTALLESSVESNGSSASKQFGVAYDALSLNKLDKLEIGMKHAISVQRSILRQGSSAITKKGSIRSGSKFRWVKLEDSADTKVLCHPQALTKFGYFLMDALREKGARMKPLVCVCYTQERDKVLMVGVCGKPRLGAVQGNAFGIAFRSAAEETGAEYFHELFESSWIVLDSIAVNSFMIRLTEKLL is encoded by the coding sequence ATGGTGAGAGAGCTAAGTATAGAATCATTTTACTTGCGGTTGCGCAAATCGGCTTTAGCTTCAGCTTCGTCCACTCCTTTGCTAATTTTCCCTTCAACTTCTGATGTGGATTCGCTTTGTGCTTTAAAGATAATTGGCCATGTTCTTGAATCTGATTCCGTTAGATATGCTTGTTATCCAGTTTCCAGTTTTAAGGAAATTCATAAATACGCGGGACCTAATTTGTGTGCCTTGTCTGAGGAACCCATTACAATTTTGTTAGTAAATTGGGGTTGTCATAGAGATCTTAGGAGGGTATTACAAATTGGTCCTTCGGCTTGTGTTTTTGTGGTGGATAGCCACAGGCCCATCCACTTGCATAATTTGAGCGACAGGAATGATCGCGTTGTGGTGCTTTACACCAAGGATGATGAGCACCAGGCTGATTTGGCTTATGATTTTGACATTTCAGAGCTGGCTAACGCTGGTGATTTGAATAGTGATGATGAGATTGGGGACGATTCGGATAGTGAGGATGAGAATGACAGTGAGGGTGAGGAGGAAGATGGTGGTGAGAGTCAAGGGACTCGAAAGAGGAGGAAGGTTTCTCAAGAAAGTGAGAGTGACCCAGTTAAGCTTTTCagaaagttgaagaaagagTACTACTTTATGGGTACCTTTCATGGGAAGCCATCTGGGTGTTTGATGTATGAACTGTCTCATTCTCTCAGGAAAAACACAAATGAATTGCTTTGGTTGGCTTGTGTGGCTTTGACTGACCAGTTTGTTCACGAGAGATTAACAGAAGAGAGATACCATGCTGGGGTAATGGAGCTTGAGCAGCATATTAATAGCTCAGGCAATTTGGACACTATTACTTCAGTTACTCTCAAAGATGGAACAAAGGTCACTGCACCTGACACTTCAAGAATCTCATACGAGGATGAGCCAAGGCTGATGCTCTTACAAGAATGGAACTTGTTTGATTCGATGTTGTGTTCATCTTACATTGCAACTAAGTTAAAGACTTGGAGTGACAATGGCATAAAGAAGATGCAGCTTCTTTTAGCTCGGATGGGGTTTGCCCGGGAAGAGTGCAAACAAAAGTTTCAGTATATGAGTGTTGAGATCAAGAGAAGGATGAAGGACATGTTTGAGCAGTATCTTCCAGAGTTTGGTCTCACGGATTTTTATTTTAGAGGATTCTTACTATTGCACGGATACAGTTCAAGGGTCTCTGCAGCAGATGTAGTGCATGGAGTTACCGCCCTGTTAGAGTCATCCGTAGAATCCAATGGCTCCTCTGCTTCAAAACAGTTTGGGGTTGCTTATGATGCATTGTCCTTGAACAAGCTTGATAAGCTCGAAATTGGGATGAAACATGCTATCTCAGTGCAAAGGTCGATTCTTAGACAAGGTAGCTCAGCCATAACCAAGAAAGGATCAATAAGAAGTGGGAGTAAATTTCGGTGGGTGAAGCTTGAAGATTCAGCAGATACAAAGGTGTTATGTCACCCTCAGGCTTTAACTAAATTTGGTTATTTTCTGATGGATGCCTTACGGGAAAAGGGAGCAAGGATGAAGCCGTTAGTCTGTGTTTGTTATACTCAAGAACGGGATAAAGTATTAATGGTGGGGGTTTGCGGGAAGCCGCGACTCGGTGCAGTTCAGGGAAATGCATTTGGGATTGCATTTAGAAGTGCGGCTGAGGAGACAGGAGCTGAGTACTTTCACGAACTATTTGAATCATCTTGGATAGTTTTGGATTCAATTGCTGTGAATTCATTCATGATCAGGTTGACAGAGAAGCTTTTATGA